The genomic stretch TCATAATAGACCTAAAACCACACAGGAACTCACGTGCAGAGTATCACAACAGCTTGAGGAAAGAGGTTCTGATACTGCAGACAACATTGTAAAACACGATCATCATTGTTCTCATCACTCAGGCCATCTGCAAATTTAGTTAAGACAGTGCTGACATGTTCAGAAGTAACTCAACATAAGAAATACTTCAGTGTAGTCATGgtactgtttttaaatttaatactCCCCAAGCAAGGACAGAGAAGTGTATATTAAGCACAAGCCTTGAATCCTTAGGTACTACTCCACTCAAAAACACTATGGTTTTGCCAGAAAACGTCAAATGAGCCACATGTAAATTTGAGTATGTTAGACTTTGTGATGACTGCgtcaaaagcaaaagcacacaACATATCCTTAGCTCATAGGTAAAAGTACTAACTAGATgaattttcattaagaaatcCCCCACTTGGCAACAGATGCAGTCAAAAGTGAGAAACAATTGATAAAACAACAGTGAACAAAACACTAATCTGAAGAAGGTATTTGCATACTATAGCCTTGGATATGCTCTGAAGGCTGCTGTAAGCTATTCGCTAATTTTAGTTAGCAAACTGTAGAGTGAAGACTGTATTAAACTCAAAGTTTAGTGCTAAGGTTCACACTAGGTGAACTGCAAGGATTAAGTACCCAAAACAAATTGATTGCAcatatattacatattttttgAGAAGCAAGCTGCATGGATTGCCCCCACAATTTTGAATCTTGATTTTTGAGACACATGTAGATGAACTGGACTGCAGGGATAGCTTTGTCCCGAACATGCTGcaacattttccctttcttcaagTTGTCCAGCTCTTGCAGGACGACCCAAGGAATTATTAATGCAAGTCTGCCAACccctggaagggaaaaaaaaaacaaaaccaagaacaacaaacccaaccaaaaaaaaaaagacattttgaaaagccACACAAACTACTACAGTTAACTTTTAATTGAAACTTCATATTTATGTAAGCTCACACTTACCTTTTTTGCCAGTAGTTTTCATATTCCAAAAGTATCTAGCATTAAAAAATGACCAACTGAAAAAGGCCAAGTTTCCCCTTTCTAATCTAACCTCAAACTGGCACTACATTGGTCACGtgtaaaaattacagtattaggcaaaaaaaaggaataaccTATTTCAATCAACAGAATACTTTGACAACAGTGTGTAGTGATGTTGTAAAATACATCTGCAGCAATTAACATCCTATCACACACTCACTGTAAGATATTAAAGCAAGGtgacagcagctgaaagaacaGGCTGAAAATACCTGAATAACTACAACAGTCACTGTGCAAAACCAACTGTCAAATAAAAGGAGCAAAGCTTTGTGCTAATTGCCAAACAGCATTCCTAAGCAAGGAACAGGAAGTATGGATATTGGACCACAGTTTTATTTGTATGGAAGTATGGTTTGAACTTTCAAACTACTATATATGAAATACATGGTAAATCAGAAATTTAATGACTGTTCTGTTGGTCCACCCACGACAAATAACTTCAACTGCTTTCTCTCCCATTCACACTATAAGAatacaattttgaaaaaatacattaatatccATCTGCTTTGTAATAAGTAGGTCAGGAATCAGCAACCTTCTGAACCTTTCGCATCATGGGTCTGGTGCAAGACCAGAAATTAGGAGCTGCAATACTCTAAAAAAGGCATCCCAGCGTACACAATGCAACACCATTCCTAGTATGGGAAAGAGAAATATGGTCTGACACGCTCTTGAAAATTACTCAGGCTATTAAAGTTATTTTCCACGTGGCTGGAATAAGGGTATTCATTAGCTGAAAGCATCAAAACACCCCAAGTATTCTGATAGATACCAAATATGTCTACCAACAACTAAGATGCACAATCCTAATCATGCTAACATTAAATCACTAAAAGCTTCACATGTTAAAGCCAAACATTAAAGCCAGGGTCTGCAGTTTGAATTCCTGAGAAATTGTTCACACATCTCCTGAATTCTGTGACCTTTaccaagacagaaataaagcacTGACTGACTGCTTAtcagattttaaatgtttttagatttctaggaaaaaaaaaaagctaaaaacagAGTAGAAAACATCATTACCACTAGTAATGGATTAAATGCTTAAAATACGTTCTAACAATAGGTAAGACTTACTCCTATATAAGAGTATATACTCCTAATAAGAATTCATGCACACTCCTGGGAACATTGACCATGATTCTCTGTAGATATGTAGATATAAGCATAGTAGGTTCTACTTTCATAGCTGAATTTTCCTTAAGAGGCAGCCTATTTGGGTTCATAGAATCAGCCTCTTAAGTGTGAGCCTCCTGCTGTGAAACCTGCTGCCTTTTTAAGGAGCccaggtttgtttttcttcacataGCCTGAAGTTCTTACaacatctgttttttcttaaaatgtcttATTGATCACCGTGTATTCACATACCTGGTATATCCTCAGATTTCAGGGATCTGACAAACTCAAGGTGACTAATCATTATATTTGTGTCAATCACCACTAATATGTTCAGACCAGAAGTAAAAGCCtctgaggggaagaaaaaaaaaaaaccaaaacaaaacaccagttgtgaaaaaaacagttttgtacTACTCAGATCATTAACGGACTGTAATAACTAGTTGCAACTACATACCAAAGAACACCAAATCATGACATAccagcagaaatatttaaatcctGTTCTGGAAGATCTATTTCCATACTTGTAAGTTCTCCACAAGTCTGTACTACAGACAGCGCCATTCTCTTCTGAACACGAGCAACATGCAAATCTTCAACTATCTGCATCTACAATGAAAACGATTTGATGTATGAAATCAATTATAGGTAATCACTTATAAATTGCTCCTGAAAAAGATACTTTTGCACTAATGCTGTTGTGTTAAAACTGACCAAAAATGAAGCATGACAAATTTTAAGTCGGTACAGCAAATGTAAAGCCATGAGAACCTTCTGCACATCCTCCACTACAAGAAGTCCACAAAAGACGTCCAAAATACGGCCTAGAAGGAAGATTTGTTTATGACCTTTCTACCTGGTACCCTAAAACTTTGTTCCATTTTTTGCTACATAAACTGCAAGTTTCCTGACAggtgtttcttaaaaaaaaagtctctttcgAACTTGAAAGTTAAGAGGATGGAAAATGAGATAGCTAGAGTATGTAAACAACTATGAAGGCCCCCTACATTGCAAAGAGTAACAGAAAGGCAATCTATCTCAGAAATTTCCTGATTAGCAGTACTTTAGCAAGTTTGtttagtatttgaaaaaaatgctccACATTTTTTGAAGCGTAGATCATAAGCCAACAATGGAAAATACTAGGAAAGGTCACGGAATTGTCCAGCTACACAACCTCGGTGCCACgaatttttaatacaatttagAAGGGTTAAGTTAAAGCATTACTAACCTCTTGGTCTGTTTCTGGGTTCTGACTGTCCTGAAGGGGTGGAAAGACTTCAAAGCTCTgtaggaagaattaaaaaaccccagaaaataTCAAGGAAGACCGAGGAACAAGTGATCCCCATGTCAAGAGTTTTGGAATATAGCTCTTCAGTGTTAAACGAGTACATCACTAACCTTTTGGACAGACTTTATGTCCTGACCTTCTTTGTAGGAGTCAGACGTGCACGGGATCTCAAAATTCTAGAAACAAGTAGGAACAGAAGTAGAACATGTCTCAGTTTTTAGAGTGCTTTTTAGAGAACACTGAATATTCCCAAGTGAACTGAAGAGgtaacataaaatatattttcaatatCCATGATGAAGCATCTACAGTATCATTTCTAAAGAGCTTAGAAGGatggctttcttttaaaataaatatggtGGTTTACACAGTAAGCCTATTTTTCCAATCTCTTGTGGGTTTGTGATTATGTTATTCTTGCTCTGGGcttcccagtacaagaaagacatgcaTTTAATAGAGTGAATTCAGCAAAGGGTCACTAAGATGATTAAAGGACTGGGGCATGGCATACAAGaggctgaaagagctgggactgttcgGCATGGAGGAGGGGGAATCTTATCAATGTTTAGAAATATCTGAtgggagggtgtaaagaagatggaacCAGACTCTTAACAGGGCCCAGTGcgaggacaagaggcaatgggcacaaactgaaacacagcaaattccatctgaacataaaaaaagccacttttttacagtgagggtgcttgaacaggctgcccagagaggttgtggagtctccgtccttagagatattcaaaacctgactggatacagtcctgggcaacctgctctagctgaccctgcctGAGCAAGtgggctggactagatgatctccagaggtgctgtccaacctcaatgattctgtgattctgtatgTAATTACTGTCTTTGCATACACACAAAATGATTGCGCTACCGTAACATGAACTAAAATCACATTGCTAGCAAAAAAGCAACCACACTTAAGAAAAAGTTGAGGTGCAGAGCCAAACACAAGCTAGAACTTAGAAATGAACCAATCACAGCCAAACATGAAGTTCTGCAGGAAACATACAAATTTAGTCCTAGATCTACAAGTTCTCCTGGCATCACTTTGCCAGCAATGAGCACCTGTTCAGCAGGCAAGCTTTCATTGGTTCAGTTTattcattcaaaaaaattatacaaCCATGTCAGctcaaaaaaaattctgttgacTTATACCTAAATTGAAGTATTCCACACCCCGAGCAGCAAAGTAAAGCTCTGAAAGCTTATGTGCAGACAGTCCTAATGCGCAAGACCTTTATTCTTCTAGTTTGTTTAACCATTTAGCAGagcagagaaacattttaaCGTGGTTTACATTGGGATCAAAAAAATCCATCTAGTTAGCTATGAAATCCTGTTTGAAATCTGTAAGAAGGCAGTCTGCTTATATAAAAACTGCCTGCCATTCAGAAACTAGCCTGAAACATCTACCTACATAATACAAAGAATTGGGATCTCATTACCGGCTTAAAACATAATGCTGTGGCTTCCAAGTCCCTTTCTTCAGTCCCTGAATTACCAGTAGCTTTATCAGAATCAGCATCATGTTTTTTCCGTTTACAAGAGTCCCATCGTTGTGGTGTTTCAGTTGAATAGTGCGATGGTGTATGTTTATTCATGTGCCgttttttcttagaaaactcCTTATACTCTTCTTCATACTCTTCTTCCCGAGTCCTAGATAATGTATTTGGCTTCTTAGTGAAAGGCCTATCACCATGCTCAGTCCCTGCAGAGGTGTCAGATGGCTTTTTCGGAACTCTGACATCTTCACTCCGTCTTTTTGATCCATCTGCCTTTTTATGTGGTACATGTGAATCATGTGCAGATGCCTTAAATTTTTCCAACATagtttgttctgcttttaactTTAGTTTGCAGAGTTCaactttctctgtctttttcttcattgcctTGTCCCTCTGAATTGCAAAGCTATGCCAGagtcttcttccttctgttccATCAAAACAACTTTTGTTATAACTTGCCCTGCTAGTAGTTGCTACATCAGGAGTGCGTGTACTTTTTCcatgtttaatttctttggCTTTAAATTGGAtaactattttcttttgcttttcagtttggaGTAAAGAATTGTCTGTTGTTTTGGTTCTATTTAGAGACTTTCCTTGGGATGTCCCATCAGCACCATGAGAAATATTAGAACTTTGGTCTCGCTTCTTCTCTTGCCCATCTTTCTCTATTTTACACCTAtagaaagattaagaaaaaaagtaatgtaatCTAGCTCAGttaatgtaaaagaaaacaaacaaacaagcaagcaagcaagcctGCACTTGATTTAGGCAGTTGCAGCTAAGAATGTGTAAGTACCAGTTTGGTATGTTCTTATACACAACTTGCAGCAACATCTGTCCTTTAAAATAGTTTGATACAGCATTTTtagtatttacattttcctaGCTGTACAGCTGTTTTAGCttacaaaattaagaaaaagctttttctgcatTCACCATCTAATGGTTTGAGAGATGTCCTACAAAGTCTAGTTTCAGCTTATCACACAGATAAATTTTAACAGCAGTTTAATGATATATGAGGTGTGTCACCTTAAAATTCGAGTGTGCAGCAGTTCATCTTGGTGGCACAGTGCCAAACACTGCACAGCTTTCAGACAGTGCCAGGATAAACAGACTGGAGAACTTGGAAAAGGAACGATTGATGGGAATATATAGTAACATTCTACAGAAATCATGAATGCTATGAAAACTGGATAGGAAATTTGCTTataagagcaaagaaaatattaaataaatttattataCACTAGGTTTAAAATATCCAAAGAAAGTTTCTACCCTACTCTATAATAGTGTTGTCAAAAATGTTGGGGAGGTAAAGGCCATTTGACAAACTCACGTAGGACAGGTAACTTAAATGCACTGATTGGCATCCAACTTCTGACTTACAAGACCCCTGACTGGTTCTTAGAAGCTGGAAGGGTGTACAACAGGAGAAATCATGTTG from Pelecanus crispus isolate bPelCri1 chromosome 5, bPelCri1.pri, whole genome shotgun sequence encodes the following:
- the SWT1 gene encoding transcriptional protein SWT1, translated to MSKMKLKKLTGKEDCLDGWDDKNSEDTRSYTMKGETEFQRCKIEKDGQEKKRDQSSNISHGADGTSQGKSLNRTKTTDNSLLQTEKQKKIVIQFKAKEIKHGKSTRTPDVATTSRASYNKSCFDGTEGRRLWHSFAIQRDKAMKKKTEKVELCKLKLKAEQTMLEKFKASAHDSHVPHKKADGSKRRSEDVRVPKKPSDTSAGTEHGDRPFTKKPNTLSRTREEEYEEEYKEFSKKKRHMNKHTPSHYSTETPQRWDSCKRKKHDADSDKATGNSGTEERDLEATALCFKPNFEIPCTSDSYKEGQDIKSVQKSFEVFPPLQDSQNPETDQEMQIVEDLHVARVQKRMALSVVQTCGELTSMEIDLPEQDLNISAEAFTSGLNILVVIDTNIMISHLEFVRSLKSEDIPGVGRLALIIPWVVLQELDNLKKGKMLQHVRDKAIPAVQFIYMCLKNQDSKLWGQSMQLASQKIYGLSDENNDDRVLQCCLQYQNLFPQAVVILCTDDKNLCNKAIVSEVKAFCKADLVTALQNLNVNRHQNCVELQQSKSDAEFEKTERGDASLTARFPNVLPDLEKNLGEALSCILETEMKIAFGNLWMEILYLKPPWTLANLLKCYKKHWMAVFGYVVPRSLLSAIDCLYKHLCTGKTVDSSTAGILLQESKKLLHAFSSRSDYNGVLPQAYAEVNKLYQTLTEVKSDSEQDLSEDTMVLSENAVCEKMEAMTPNLQSCEEKKSHPSFHVAQENRHQEIWSVLEAVWNTINLYSIEIFQKLDPNTVTSTAKSSFEEAFLGLQKLLAAVNDIREGIRRILTPTSSFQDIWTLYNFLISNEINNSIKFTAEELYECVSQEMYRERLEVGCCQLAQLEQTIKQCHASVHTEAKNRGWL